Sequence from the Populus nigra chromosome 17, ddPopNigr1.1, whole genome shotgun sequence genome:
AGCTAATCGTAACTAAATTGAATTAAGATATTGAAACTTAACTAGTAAAGTTTTTTGAAAACtaacaagaaataataaaaaaaaattgcaacttTTAGAAGACGAATCCCAACTTTAACAGAGTACAATAAACAATTTAGTATAGATTCAAGTTTgtaaaacataataattaaatatcaatctaaattaaattgatttaaaaaatgtatttgtttttattataatttgttttttaattttagctacATGGTGTGTTTGGAAgcgcttttattttttttagatgctttttaaaattacttttaacttgaaaaaaatttaaattaataatttttattattttttgataattttatcatgttaatattaaaaataaaaaaatctaaaaataatcagtttaatatatttttaaataaaaaataatttttataaatatctattacTGTAATTACACacgttttaaaatatataaagagccatgattgtaaaaaataatttaaaataaaaaataattttttttaataattttaaaacataaaaatagacATGATTGAAATAAATAGAGTTTTCTTGAATGATAGATAAATCAGGCTTGTGTTGAAGGGTTGTTGATAACGGTGGGTGCGTGGATAACAAAGTTATAAACAAGGACACGTGGCTGACATGGAAGTGCAACAAACAAAGCAGCAGTTGTGCTCCTGTTAAATACTATGCTGCTATCATggcattttcttcctttttttttttcacaaaaatccAAAAGCAAGTTTGTTGGCTAAGACATCCCGCGGTTCATCGTTACATCAAGATAACTCTCatgtatgttaattttaaactcatgcGGTAAaaagttggtaaaaaaaattcaaaactaacctaaattgaatttaatattaacatcaaataatattttattaccTTGCTATTTTTTACAACGCATAGTCTctcactaaattaaaaatataagaataagtcttaattcataaaaaataaaaaggctgGAAGATCTTAATCGACTTTGCCAGGACTCACCAGTCATAGGGATGGTTGTCTAGCGGTGGCATTGCTCCTGCATCGAGTGGTATGGAGGTTAGACCTCGCCAGTCTCCTGGACCACGACAACATCATcgtattgatttgttttttttttttttaattattgatttcttGACGATAGAGGGAGAAGCTCTGTAATTATTTAAAGGgcaaaaaaaggagaagaaatgaTATGTAAAACTGAGAAAACGTGCAAGAACATTTAAGGAAAAAGGAAATTTGAGAGACAAATCCATTTCTGTttctagaaaaagaaataatttcccTTGAAACTTGATGTGATAGCTTGTTTGGTtcaaagaagacaaaaaaacattgaaatgatttttttattatttttaagtgtttgaAAGGGTGACCATTTATACTTTTAAGtgaatagttttatttaaaaaatatcaaattaattattttttaatattgttttgtaaTCTTGgtgtattaatatttatttagagaAGTATTTTTACAAGTATAGAAATATTTACCTTGTAGTATTAGAAAACTCCAAATCGACTACTTCCTTCTAGGACGGTCCAAGATATTAAAATCACACGAGGAAATATCATCAGATGTattcaatgaaaaaatgaaGACGTAATTATAGAAAAAGTCAAACCaatcaattatataatatagttatgaaattaaaattaaaaaaccctcAATTACGAGTTAATATAATCCACTCGAAGGAAACTCCGTTTCCTTCCCTCTCGTCCTCCCCCACTTTCCCACCTAACCTTTTCCTTCCTTCCTAACTATTGCCACGCGTCCTTTCTAGTCGTTTCAGCCCCCCATAGGTCCCTCTAATTCAACATTTTAGTCACATTTTACTCCGTAGTTCCTAAAATAACATCTGGGTCCTTGTTATATCAATTTCTATTAAAAACCATAATCATGGTTATTAAACTCAACCTGATTTAATGGTTAGATAAAGTAACTTAAAGCCTACTCCaagttaagtatttttttacgGTTTAAAGAGTTAacctaataaaatttaagtgACCTAACAAGTTAAttcatgatttaattaatttgatttaatcttaataaaatctaattaatttaactttaaatatatattttttaattattatcccAAACAATGTTACTAATGGTGTTATTTTAAGATAGATCCGAGCGAGCCAGCGTGGTCTAATAACCACGATCACAATTATTATTTACACAAGGAACATATAAATTGGTTTAGTTTGGTCAGTTTTACCATTGAATGTCAACAAAAAATGGATGGATGGAGGGACTAATTCCAtcctaaaattcaaattttaaggaCCTATTTGATTCTCTTTGAACTACAAGGTTCAACATGACTTATTAACCAGACGGACTGAAAAGCAATTCTTCGTGGACAATATATTATATGACTACTAGTCCCCTGCATCTCCACCTCTCAGTCTAAGATCAACATTCCCACTAACCAAatactaagaagaaaaaaaaaaatgtcaaccaAAGTAGCAGCCCAGGTGGAGCCATGGTGTGATTTAAGGAACAAAGTGGTTCTGGTAACTGGTGCATCATCTGGTTTAGGCAAGGACTTTTGTCTTGACTTGGCTAAAGCTGGTTGCAGGATTTTAGCAGCAGCTCGTCGTGTAGATCGTTTAAAGTCTTTATGTGATGAAATCAATCAGATGAGTTTGTCTTTCCCTACTTCCTCCTCAACAGCTGAGGTGGATATTCAGCCGCGAGCGGTGGCGGTGGAGTTGGATGTTTCTGCTGATGGAAACACTATTGATAAGTGTGTACAGAAAGCTTGGGATGCTTTTGGTGGGATTGATGCCTTGGTTAATAATGCTGGTGTTAGAGGTATTGgttaaagaattttaaaaagttgggttccttttgtttttgggttgaaaaaatgggttcttttaattttatgtttttcaattgttggatcaattccatttttttaatgttttttggatGTGGGTTTATGGCAGGAACTGTAAGGGATCCATTGGAATTGTCTGAGGAGGAATGGAATCATGTTATAAGAACGAACACGACAGGAACTTGGCTGGTTTCGAAGGCTGTTTGTATACGAATGCGTGATTCGAAACGAGGAGGATCAGTGATTAATATAGCTTCTATTGCTGGTCTTAATCGTGGACAATTGCCTGGAGGCCTTCACTACGTTGCTTCAAAGACAGGCGTGAACGCCATTTCAAAGGTGATGTATGTTATGTGTGATTTAAGAACGTTGGCAATCTCATTTTGATTTCTGAGATCATCTATTATTTTTAGCATGattttgaagttaaaaataCCGACAGgaggataataattattttgaaaaaaagaaagaaagagatgcaACAGAGGAGAAGTGGTAGGATAAAGAGTCTTCAAAATGAAGAAacaaccaaataattaaaataatctgaactctggattattttaagttaattggTTTTGACTTTGATATCTATTCATGTAATTCCAAATTTATTACACAGTATTAATATGATTAAATCTATGGAAAACAACTTGAATATAAAGTACTACCTATATTCATagaatgatttatattttaattatatccaCAAATTAAAATTCCGGGATAATAGAACatctttttggtatttttagttTATGGAATTGAAACTATAAGTCtattgattaaaaagaaaattataagccTACTTGATTGTCGCCTATAGAGTTATCGCATACAAGCTATTGCCCTCTGGTTTTCAGTTTTGAAAAGTCTTGAGaatttgataaaattgcaatgaagggatttaagttttttttgttaaaatgttGAGTTGTCTTCATTGTTTCTTGCAATCTGCCTGACATAATCAGTCGAGTGATGGTAATTGTTGATAACCTCTCATCTTTTAAGGTTCTCCACTAACTATCCGTCAATTGTTAATAATCTCTTATCTTTCTCTTTATCTATTTCCCATGAGAATTTATAATATAACACCTGTACTAAAACGTTGTAGTCTTAACTCCACGAGACCTCTACTCCATAGATtagagtataaaaaaaatctttcgaTCATAGATGGCCCTAAGATGTTAAATCCTACAAGGAGAGGAACGGTTTATCAATGAAAAGACAGGACAGACCAGCCATCATGTGCGAAATCTTTCTTTGATGTCCAGTGATTGTTTCGAGAGGAAGAATATAAGCATGTCATTAAGATATGGACTCTCTGTGAGGATTATATTTGACAAGATTAGAATCACCTAACCTGAAAATAAAGTGTAGTACTTGGGAGGGAAAACGTAGCAAGGAAAGCTATATAAATTGTAAGGtaaatgaacaaaaatataCAGAGAGGTAACAAGGGCAATGAAAGTTTTTGCCTGGTTCATCAATGGTAGGAATTAGTGTGTGGGAAGTGGACCGCAGATTAAAACTTCAGTTGCTTTCTTAATAGTTTCCTTTCCCTTCGTTGTCCTCTCTCTCCTTGTTTTGTCGGCCAACTTTCACATCCCGACAGTCTTATCTTGATAAGCCATCGAATCCATTTCTTTGGATCATGATCTTGAGagctggggggggggggggtgaatTTTCATCAAATTCTTTATGTTGTTCAAAGTTTTTCGATCTGTATTTTCCCCCCCCTGCTTTTCTGGAACAGGATTCATATTGAAATATCGAAACTGATGATGATGGGAATATCAGGTCATGGCTATGGAATTGGGAGCATACAAAATCAGAGTGAACTCAATATCACCCGGACTTTTCAAATCGGAGATCACACAGGGCCTTATGCAGAAGGACTGGCTCAGTAATGTTGCTCTGAAAACAGTCCCTTTGAGAACTTTTGGCACAGCAGATCCAGCATTAACATCACTTGCTCGCTACCTAATCCACGATTCTTCAGAATATGTGACAGGCAACAATTTCATCGTTGATGCTGGGGCAACCCTACCAGGAGTCCCTCTGTTCTCTTCCCTTTGAAACTGAATGTACCCCCATTATTTACTAGTTTGAACTTTCAGATGCCTGCTGCACAGTGTTTGTCAGTGGAGAATCTTTCCATTGCGTTTGCTCAAGGACTTCCATGTGATTCTTTCCTTTTCCGAAGATGAATTTTCATGCGAttctttgatgttttcttttgtaaGGTGAGgtaataaaagttttttggtGGCTT
This genomic interval carries:
- the LOC133676491 gene encoding uncharacterized protein LOC133676491, with translation MSTKVAAQVEPWCDLRNKVVLVTGASSGLGKDFCLDLAKAGCRILAAARRVDRLKSLCDEINQMSLSFPTSSSTAEVDIQPRAVAVELDVSADGNTIDKCVQKAWDAFGGIDALVNNAGVRGTVRDPLELSEEEWNHVIRTNTTGTWLVSKAVCIRMRDSKRGGSVINIASIAGLNRGQLPGGLHYVASKTGVNAISKVMAMELGAYKIRVNSISPGLFKSEITQGLMQKDWLSNVALKTVPLRTFGTADPALTSLARYLIHDSSEYVTGNNFIVDAGATLPGVPLFSSL